The Catenuloplanes niger genome includes a window with the following:
- a CDS encoding cytochrome P450, translating to MTAPAVPLLLLLSLLLGVWSLPRWLPATVVRLREWIFARVNGTEGVPVPGPLVGAEHFQRVYEHPAADGRSRGAGLSDLFWYWLAPGPQMHQEHLEPGERYTTVARASRRILAVPHARADELATAATRRMLDTLPAGRTAHVRLRDAMMPVWAEVYHELVFGEDCPPDVRAMIVANADDVVTALKCCGLRHLDRRDRLTRYLRGRVEDGTAPVTLPPPFTAQETAWYLQGAFFNTAVVQMSEAAAHVLLAIARHPGVLGTRDDDELDRIIDETLRVHPLFGVAHRITSAPIEVTPDVTLPAGSVLLFNYLAYQRTGPAADDAFDPDRWRALRRRDAHFIPFGVVANRACPARGSAPVMLRAAVREVLRRHTLASSVAHTRSLPSRGPCFLTPSGARPPGRTRLAAMRFRDRWADVGRSLTQLVLGTVMVVDARRQRLCTTHFERGGL from the coding sequence GTGACCGCGCCCGCCGTACCGCTGCTGCTGTTGCTGTCGTTGTTGCTCGGCGTGTGGTCCCTGCCCCGGTGGCTGCCGGCCACGGTGGTGCGGCTCCGGGAGTGGATCTTCGCGCGGGTGAACGGGACCGAGGGCGTGCCGGTGCCGGGCCCGCTGGTCGGCGCCGAGCACTTCCAGCGCGTGTACGAGCATCCGGCCGCGGACGGGCGCAGCCGCGGTGCCGGGCTGTCCGACCTGTTCTGGTACTGGCTCGCGCCCGGCCCGCAGATGCACCAGGAGCACCTGGAACCCGGCGAGCGCTACACCACGGTCGCCCGGGCCAGCCGGCGGATCCTGGCCGTGCCGCACGCGCGCGCCGACGAGCTGGCCACGGCCGCGACCCGGCGCATGCTGGACACGCTGCCGGCCGGCCGCACCGCCCACGTGCGGCTGCGCGACGCGATGATGCCGGTCTGGGCCGAGGTCTACCACGAGCTGGTCTTCGGCGAGGACTGCCCGCCGGACGTGCGCGCCATGATCGTGGCGAACGCGGACGACGTGGTCACGGCGCTGAAGTGCTGCGGGCTGCGGCACCTGGACCGGCGGGACCGGCTCACCCGGTACCTACGCGGCCGGGTCGAGGACGGGACCGCGCCGGTCACGCTGCCGCCGCCGTTCACCGCGCAGGAGACCGCGTGGTACCTGCAGGGCGCGTTCTTCAACACCGCGGTCGTGCAGATGTCCGAGGCCGCCGCGCACGTGCTGCTCGCGATCGCCCGGCACCCCGGCGTGCTCGGCACCCGGGACGACGACGAGCTGGACCGGATCATCGACGAGACGCTGCGGGTGCACCCGCTCTTCGGCGTGGCGCACCGGATCACGTCCGCGCCGATCGAGGTCACCCCGGACGTCACGCTCCCGGCCGGTTCCGTGCTGCTGTTCAACTATCTCGCCTACCAGCGCACCGGCCCGGCCGCGGACGACGCGTTCGACCCGGACCGGTGGCGCGCGCTGCGGCGGCGGGACGCGCACTTCATCCCGTTCGGCGTGGTCGCGAACCGGGCCTGCCCGGCCCGCGGCTCCGCGCCGGTGATGCTGCGCGCCGCGGTCCGCGAGGTGCTGCGCCGGCACACGCTCGCCTCGTCCGTCGCGCACACCCGGTCGCTGCCGTCGCGCGGCCCGTGCTTCCTGACCCCGTCCGGCGCCCGCCCGCCGGGCCGGACCCGGCTGGCCGCGATGCGGTTCCGCGACCGGTGGGCGGACGTCGGCCGGAGTCTCACCCAGCTGGTGCTGGGCACCGTGATGGTGGTCGACGCGCGGCGGCAGCGGTTGTGCACCACCCACTTCGAAAGGGGAGGCCTGTGA
- a CDS encoding sensor histidine kinase yields the protein MSVPVRRDGWTVAERRAVSRARRQIGLLAGLVVAGLVALVGGVSYALLVQGQHVQIRRELHWNAQHGVPSGPPGCTWLILLSGGALDTGAVPPPPGFPLRDALDAVAGSGRAQEVTVARNGTVYVVLTERRGADTVQAVFDTRYQLADRRLLLRALGVAESIGLVTAVLTGLFVGGRSVAPLADALSRQRRFVADASHELRTPIARVHTRAQLMARRPALPPEHRTDLDRLIGNTRLLGEIVDDLLLSARLGADDRLATASRIDLAALARDAVSQDAERAAARGITLVADGVAAPLAVPGIPSALRRVVSELVGNALAHTPPGGTVLVRATTSGGTAVLEVADTGQGLAPADTERLFHRFHRGTSTRPGFGIGLALVREVVEKHGGTVRAAGRPGEGATFTVRLPLA from the coding sequence GTGAGCGTCCCGGTCCGGCGGGACGGCTGGACCGTTGCCGAACGCCGGGCCGTCAGCCGGGCCCGCCGGCAGATCGGGCTGCTCGCCGGGCTCGTCGTCGCCGGCCTGGTCGCGCTGGTCGGCGGCGTCTCCTACGCGCTGCTCGTGCAGGGGCAGCACGTGCAGATCCGCCGCGAGCTGCACTGGAACGCGCAACACGGCGTGCCGAGCGGGCCACCCGGCTGCACCTGGCTGATCCTGCTCTCCGGCGGCGCGCTGGACACCGGCGCCGTACCGCCCCCGCCGGGGTTCCCGCTCCGCGACGCGCTCGACGCGGTCGCCGGGTCCGGCCGTGCGCAGGAGGTCACGGTCGCCCGCAACGGCACGGTCTACGTGGTGCTCACCGAACGCCGCGGCGCGGACACGGTCCAGGCCGTGTTCGACACCCGGTACCAGCTCGCGGACCGCCGCCTGCTGCTCCGCGCGCTCGGCGTCGCCGAGTCGATCGGCCTGGTCACCGCGGTGCTCACCGGCCTGTTCGTCGGCGGCCGGTCGGTGGCGCCGCTGGCCGACGCGCTCAGCCGGCAGCGCCGGTTCGTCGCGGACGCCAGCCACGAGCTGCGCACGCCGATCGCCCGGGTGCACACCCGCGCCCAGCTGATGGCCCGCCGGCCCGCGCTGCCGCCGGAGCACCGCACCGACCTGGACCGGTTGATCGGCAACACCCGGCTGCTCGGCGAGATCGTCGACGACCTGCTGCTGTCCGCCCGGCTCGGCGCGGACGACCGGCTGGCGACCGCGTCCCGGATCGACCTGGCCGCGCTCGCCCGCGACGCGGTCTCGCAGGACGCGGAACGCGCGGCCGCCCGCGGGATCACGCTGGTCGCGGACGGCGTGGCGGCGCCGCTGGCCGTGCCGGGCATCCCGTCCGCGCTGCGCCGGGTGGTGAGCGAACTGGTCGGCAACGCGCTAGCGCACACCCCGCCCGGGGGTACGGTCCTGGTGCGCGCCACCACGTCCGGCGGCACCGCGGTGCTGGAGGTGGCGGACACCGGGCAGGGCCTCGCACCGGCGGACACCGAGCGGCTCTTCCACCGCTTCCACCGCGGCACGTCCACCCGCCCCGGGTTCGGGATCGGGCTCGCGCTGGTCCGCGAGGTCGTCGAGAAGCACGGCGGCACGGTCCGGGCCGCCGGCCGACCGGGCGAGGGCGCCACGTTCACCGTCCGCCTGCCGCTCGCCTGA
- a CDS encoding FAD-dependent monooxygenase has protein sequence MFDVIIAGCGPTGAVLAAELRLHDVRVLVLERDTEPASAARIVGLHIRTLELMAMRGLLDRLVAHGRKRPARGFFAAVDAPEPDGLDSPYAFLLGIPQPVVVRLLEEHAVALGARVRHGCAVTGLAQDDAGVTVELAGGERLRTRYLVGCDGARSTVRKLLGVGFPGEPARHHTLMGEMELGVPPSDVPAGLDVRPAGGNTCRVVVAAAGVPADPPTIEDVRAGLRAVAGTDLGVHSPRWLSRFGDATRLADRYRAGRVLLAGDAAHIHPPIGGQGLNLGVQDAVNLGWKLAGQVRGWAPATLLDTYQAERRPVAAAVLDNTRAQTELDADGPVRRLLTELIALPSVNRHLMEKITAIGVRYDLGPGPDLLGRRMPDVDVRDGRLYDHLRRGRGLLLDRTGGLDTGGRPDRVDLLTDRTAALDVPAVLLRPDGHVAWIGDDQRDLNDHLARWFS, from the coding sequence TTGTTTGACGTGATCATCGCAGGCTGCGGTCCGACCGGCGCCGTGCTCGCCGCCGAGCTGCGGCTGCACGACGTGCGCGTGCTCGTGCTGGAGCGGGACACCGAGCCCGCGTCCGCGGCCCGGATCGTCGGCCTGCACATCCGCACCCTCGAACTGATGGCGATGCGCGGGCTGCTGGACCGGCTCGTCGCCCACGGCCGGAAGCGCCCGGCCCGCGGCTTCTTCGCCGCCGTCGACGCGCCCGAACCGGACGGCCTGGACTCCCCGTACGCGTTCCTGCTCGGCATCCCGCAACCCGTCGTCGTCCGGCTGCTCGAGGAGCACGCGGTCGCGCTGGGGGCGCGGGTCCGGCACGGGTGCGCGGTGACCGGCCTGGCGCAGGACGACGCCGGGGTGACCGTGGAACTGGCCGGCGGGGAACGGCTGCGCACGCGTTACCTGGTCGGCTGCGACGGTGCCCGGAGCACGGTACGCAAGCTGCTCGGCGTCGGCTTCCCAGGCGAACCCGCGCGCCACCACACGCTGATGGGCGAGATGGAGCTGGGGGTGCCGCCGTCGGACGTCCCCGCCGGGCTGGACGTCCGGCCGGCCGGCGGCAACACCTGCCGCGTCGTCGTCGCGGCCGCCGGCGTCCCGGCGGACCCGCCCACGATCGAGGACGTCCGGGCCGGGCTGCGCGCGGTCGCCGGCACCGACCTCGGCGTGCACTCGCCGCGCTGGCTGTCCCGCTTCGGCGACGCCACCCGGCTGGCCGACCGGTACCGGGCCGGGCGGGTGCTGCTGGCCGGCGACGCGGCGCACATCCACCCGCCGATCGGCGGCCAGGGCCTCAACCTCGGCGTCCAGGACGCGGTCAACCTCGGCTGGAAACTGGCCGGGCAGGTCCGCGGCTGGGCACCCGCCACGCTGCTCGACACCTACCAGGCCGAACGCCGCCCGGTCGCCGCCGCGGTGCTGGACAACACCCGCGCCCAGACGGAACTGGACGCCGACGGGCCGGTCCGCCGGCTGCTCACCGAACTGATCGCACTGCCGTCGGTGAACCGCCACCTGATGGAGAAGATCACCGCGATCGGCGTCCGGTACGACCTCGGCCCCGGCCCGGACCTGCTCGGCCGCCGCATGCCGGACGTCGACGTGCGCGACGGCCGCCTCTACGACCACCTGCGCCGCGGCCGTGGCCTGCTGCTGGACCGCACCGGCGGCCTCGACACGGGCGGCCGGCCGGACCGGGTCGACCTGCTGACCGACCGCACCGCCGCGCTGGACGTGCCCGCCGTGCTGCTCCGCCCGGACGGCCACGTCGCCTGGATCGGCGACGACCAACGCGACCTGAACGACCATCTGGCCCGCTGGTTCTCTTGA
- a CDS encoding alpha-hydroxy acid oxidase: MAGLDPVHRDFFAGGAGDERTVHANETAFDRLRLLPRVLRATGVPDPRLTLFGTVLPGPVLIAPTAFHRLAHPDGETATAHAARDTGTVMTVSMAATTPIEKIAGTGARLWFQLYPQPDRDFTAHLAGRAAAAGVTALVVTVDSPVFGRRERDLRNGFLDLPSGLACENLRDPVTGRVRDIVLDPSLGWDDVLRLRAVTRLPILVKGVLHPADAAEAVARGLDGVIVSNHGGRQLDGAVASIDALPAVAEAVRGRVPVLLDGGVRRGTDVVTALARGATAVLIGRPVIWGLAAGGRDGVATVLRRLHEDVVRVMALCGAATLAELTPDLLREVRP, from the coding sequence GTGGCCGGCCTCGACCCGGTGCACCGGGACTTCTTCGCCGGCGGCGCGGGCGACGAGCGGACCGTGCACGCCAACGAGACCGCGTTCGACCGGCTGCGGCTGCTCCCCCGGGTGCTGCGCGCGACCGGCGTGCCGGATCCGCGCCTGACGCTGTTCGGCACCGTGCTGCCCGGCCCGGTGCTGATCGCGCCGACCGCGTTCCACCGGCTCGCCCACCCGGACGGCGAGACCGCCACCGCGCACGCGGCCCGGGACACCGGCACGGTCATGACGGTCAGCATGGCCGCGACCACGCCGATCGAGAAGATCGCGGGCACCGGCGCGCGGCTGTGGTTCCAGCTCTACCCGCAGCCGGACCGGGACTTCACCGCGCACCTGGCCGGGCGCGCGGCCGCGGCCGGCGTGACCGCGCTGGTGGTGACCGTGGATTCGCCGGTGTTCGGCCGCCGCGAACGCGACCTGCGCAACGGCTTCCTGGACCTGCCGTCCGGGCTGGCGTGCGAGAACCTGCGCGACCCGGTGACCGGCCGGGTCCGGGACATCGTGCTGGACCCGTCGCTCGGCTGGGACGACGTGTTGCGGCTGCGCGCCGTGACCCGGCTGCCGATCCTGGTCAAGGGCGTGCTGCACCCGGCGGACGCGGCCGAGGCGGTGGCCCGCGGCCTGGACGGCGTGATCGTCTCCAACCACGGCGGCCGGCAGCTGGACGGCGCGGTCGCCTCGATCGACGCGCTGCCGGCCGTGGCGGAGGCGGTCCGCGGCCGGGTCCCGGTGCTGCTGGACGGCGGCGTCCGGCGGGGCACCGACGTGGTCACCGCGCTGGCCCGCGGCGCCACGGCGGTCCTGATCGGACGGCCGGTGATCTGGGGGCTGGCGGCGGGCGGCCGGGACGGCGTCGCCACGGTGCTGCGCCGGCTGCACGAGGACGTGGTGCGGGTGATGGCGCTGTGCGGCGCGGCCACGCTCGCGGAGCTCACGCCGGACCTGCTGCGCGAGGTGCGGCCGTGA
- a CDS encoding family 43 glycosylhydrolase, producing MRADAPRRRAIAAATALLMTVGLLTATAAPAVAVASGPVIDQNFADPDVMKVGRTYYAYATNSDGRNIKWATSTDLVTWTVQGTDALPTLGAWADPDWSFPPGGSGDHGVWAPEVFATGPRSFVMWYTAHDRASGKQCIGAATATAPGGPFVPRDTALVCTPEIGGAIDASSYTENGRRYILWKNDGNCCAQDTWLRLQQVSADGLRRTGTETQLIKQNKPFEGTLVEAPTLWKRGGTYVLFYSANFFGNGSYVSSYATSTSLRGPYTKAATPLMTTDAFAGSVRGPGGQDVVTGPDGRDRIVFHGWNADFTYRAMYSQRLDWQGSRPIVEGAKIRYEAEDADFARANARYAAGGASNGAVVGGIDFADSRVTFTVHVPRAGTYRLYTRFANGSDAGAASHTLTVNGAAAGTVDYPVTGWDNWQVTERDVTLRAGDNTVSYGKGANYAEVDAIDVA from the coding sequence ATGCGTGCTGATGCACCACGGCGACGCGCGATCGCGGCCGCCACCGCCCTGCTCATGACCGTGGGCCTGCTCACGGCCACGGCCGCCCCGGCGGTCGCGGTCGCGTCCGGGCCGGTCATCGACCAGAACTTCGCCGACCCGGACGTGATGAAGGTCGGCCGGACCTACTACGCCTACGCCACCAACAGCGACGGCCGGAACATCAAGTGGGCCACCTCCACCGACCTGGTGACCTGGACCGTGCAGGGCACCGACGCGCTCCCCACGCTCGGCGCCTGGGCGGACCCGGACTGGTCGTTCCCACCCGGCGGCTCCGGCGACCACGGCGTCTGGGCGCCGGAGGTGTTCGCCACCGGCCCGCGCAGCTTCGTCATGTGGTACACGGCGCACGACCGCGCCTCCGGCAAGCAGTGCATCGGTGCGGCCACCGCGACCGCGCCCGGCGGCCCGTTCGTCCCCCGGGACACCGCACTGGTCTGCACGCCGGAGATCGGCGGCGCGATCGACGCGTCGTCGTACACCGAGAACGGGCGCCGCTACATCCTGTGGAAGAACGACGGCAACTGCTGCGCGCAGGACACCTGGCTGCGCCTGCAGCAGGTCAGCGCGGACGGGCTGCGCCGCACCGGCACCGAGACCCAGCTGATCAAACAGAACAAGCCGTTCGAGGGTACGTTGGTGGAGGCGCCGACGCTGTGGAAGCGCGGCGGGACGTACGTGTTGTTCTACTCCGCGAACTTCTTCGGCAACGGCAGCTACGTGAGCAGCTACGCCACCTCGACGAGCCTGCGCGGGCCGTACACCAAGGCGGCCACGCCGCTGATGACCACGGACGCGTTCGCCGGGTCGGTGCGCGGACCGGGCGGCCAGGACGTGGTGACCGGCCCGGACGGCCGGGACCGGATCGTCTTCCACGGCTGGAACGCGGACTTCACCTACCGGGCCATGTACTCGCAGCGGCTCGACTGGCAGGGCAGCCGGCCGATCGTCGAGGGCGCCAAGATCAGGTACGAGGCCGAGGACGCGGACTTCGCGCGCGCCAACGCCCGGTACGCGGCAGGCGGCGCCAGCAACGGCGCGGTGGTCGGCGGCATCGACTTCGCGGACAGCCGGGTCACGTTCACCGTGCACGTGCCGCGGGCCGGCACGTACCGGCTGTACACCCGCTTCGCGAACGGTTCCGACGCCGGGGCGGCGAGTCACACGCTGACCGTCAACGGCGCGGCGGCCGGAACCGTGGACTACCCGGTCACCGGGTGGGACAACTGGCAGGTGACGGAGCGGGACGTGACGCTGCGGGCCGGCGACAACACCGTCTCGTACGGCAAGGGCGCGAACTACGCCGAGGTCGACGCGATCGACGTCGCCTGA
- a CDS encoding cation:proton antiporter codes for MSPVDLAPRFFVAVAVILLFCRGVSWLLGRAGQPAVVSEMLAGVLLGPSLLGLFLPDVQAALFPPDLYPVLYVIGQVGLVIFMFQAGYAFRSHRIHGLAGTAGAVSAAGVAVPLALGVLLVLLTGDRVAVLEDGVPIGVSAAFVGVALAITAFPMMARIITEKGHAGTRHGAVSLAAGAIDDGVAWLLLACVLAVASGAVLPALVTIGGAAFFGVLIRYGARPAARLLMTGDRIGDSGRLLGTVALLFLIAWYTDEIGLYAVFGAFSVGAVMPRTERTESVVNTLNPICQIVFLPLFFTFSGLRTEFALLSDPVVLLFALACVAVAVAGKFGGCWAAARLRGEPQPVALRVGTLMNARGLMQLIALNVGLEAGIVGPALFTALVLVALVTTLMTTPLLSWIERREAGRAIPVSPAPVVGSLRS; via the coding sequence GTGAGTCCCGTCGACCTGGCGCCGCGGTTCTTCGTCGCGGTCGCCGTCATCCTGCTCTTCTGCCGGGGAGTCTCGTGGCTGCTCGGCCGGGCCGGTCAGCCGGCCGTGGTCAGCGAGATGCTGGCCGGGGTGCTGCTCGGCCCGTCGCTGCTCGGCCTGTTCCTGCCGGACGTGCAGGCCGCGCTGTTCCCGCCCGACCTCTACCCGGTGCTGTACGTGATCGGGCAGGTCGGCCTGGTCATCTTCATGTTCCAGGCCGGGTACGCGTTCCGCTCGCACCGCATCCACGGGCTGGCCGGCACCGCGGGCGCGGTCTCCGCCGCCGGGGTGGCCGTGCCGCTCGCGCTCGGCGTGCTGTTGGTGCTGCTCACCGGCGACCGCGTCGCGGTGCTCGAGGACGGCGTCCCGATCGGCGTGTCCGCCGCGTTCGTGGGCGTGGCGCTGGCCATCACCGCGTTCCCGATGATGGCGCGGATCATCACGGAGAAGGGGCACGCCGGCACCCGGCACGGCGCGGTCTCGCTGGCCGCCGGCGCGATCGACGACGGGGTCGCCTGGCTGCTGCTCGCCTGCGTGCTCGCGGTCGCGTCCGGTGCCGTGCTGCCCGCGCTGGTCACGATCGGCGGCGCCGCGTTCTTCGGCGTCCTGATCCGGTACGGCGCCCGCCCGGCCGCCCGGCTGCTGATGACCGGCGACCGGATCGGCGACTCCGGGCGGCTGCTCGGCACGGTCGCGCTGCTGTTCCTGATCGCCTGGTACACGGACGAGATCGGCCTCTACGCGGTGTTCGGCGCGTTCTCGGTCGGCGCCGTCATGCCGCGCACCGAGCGGACCGAGAGCGTGGTGAACACGCTCAACCCGATCTGCCAGATCGTGTTCCTGCCGCTGTTCTTCACGTTCTCCGGGCTGCGCACCGAGTTCGCGCTGCTGTCCGACCCGGTCGTGCTGCTGTTCGCGCTGGCCTGCGTGGCGGTCGCGGTGGCCGGCAAGTTCGGCGGCTGCTGGGCCGCGGCCCGGCTGCGCGGCGAGCCGCAGCCGGTCGCGCTGCGCGTCGGCACGCTGATGAACGCGCGCGGCCTGATGCAGCTGATCGCGCTGAACGTGGGACTGGAGGCCGGGATCGTCGGCCCGGCGCTGTTCACCGCGCTGGTGCTGGTCGCGCTGGTGACCACGCTGATGACGACGCCGCTGCTGTCCTGGATCGAGCGGCGCGAGGCGGGACGGGCGATCCCGGTTTCGCCGGCACCCGTTGTTGGTTCCCTCCGAAGCTAG
- a CDS encoding NAD(P)-binding domain-containing protein, translating into MTEATRDYLILGAGPAGLQLATLLEASGDDHLVLERAAAPGAFFTRYPRHRTLISINKPRTGSDDPELNLRFDWNSLLTDDPALRFTRYSERYFPHADDMVRYLADVAAPLAHRIRYDTEAVRVGRADDGVFEVTDQRGDVWRGRALIVATGVSRPYRATEIPGIELAENYADISTDPRDYRDQRVLIIGKGNSAFETADALMETTTLIHVAGPSPVRMAWRTHYVGHLRAVNNNFLDTYQLKSANAVLDGTVRGIEKDADGFRVAFAFSRANELVKELRYDRVIACTGFAFDASIFDAAARPALVIKDRFPAQTPAFESVDVPGLFVAGTLSQERDFKKSTNGFIHGFRYTVRALHRILRRRYAGVPWPAAALSPDPAAVTGAIIARVNRSSGLWQQFGVLGDVVTVSDSGAAYHEEVPVAHHREGGLGPAAHAFVVTLEYGPDHDTVDPFDIEVSRIAQDTPGVAHDAAYLHPVVRYYRDGAPGGVHHLAENLENRWDRPDVHVAPLRAFVADRLAA; encoded by the coding sequence GTGACCGAAGCGACGCGCGATTACCTCATCCTCGGTGCCGGGCCGGCGGGGCTGCAGCTGGCCACCCTGCTGGAGGCGAGTGGCGACGACCATCTCGTGCTGGAGCGGGCCGCGGCGCCCGGTGCCTTCTTCACCCGCTACCCGCGGCACCGGACGCTGATCTCGATCAACAAGCCGCGGACCGGGTCCGACGACCCGGAACTGAACCTGCGGTTCGACTGGAACTCGCTGCTGACCGACGATCCGGCGCTGCGCTTCACCCGCTACAGCGAACGCTACTTCCCGCACGCGGACGACATGGTGCGCTACCTCGCGGACGTGGCGGCCCCGCTGGCCCACCGGATCCGCTACGACACCGAGGCGGTCCGGGTGGGCCGCGCGGACGACGGCGTGTTCGAGGTGACCGACCAGCGCGGCGACGTGTGGCGCGGGCGGGCGCTGATCGTCGCGACCGGTGTGTCCCGGCCGTACCGGGCGACCGAGATCCCCGGCATCGAGCTGGCCGAGAACTACGCGGACATCTCCACCGACCCGAGGGACTACCGGGACCAGCGGGTGCTGATCATCGGCAAGGGCAACTCCGCGTTCGAGACCGCGGACGCGCTGATGGAGACGACCACGCTGATCCACGTGGCCGGGCCGAGCCCGGTGCGGATGGCGTGGCGCACCCACTACGTCGGGCACCTGCGCGCCGTGAACAACAACTTCCTGGACACGTACCAGCTGAAGTCCGCGAACGCGGTGCTGGACGGCACGGTCCGCGGCATCGAGAAGGACGCGGACGGATTCCGCGTCGCGTTCGCGTTCTCCCGGGCGAACGAGCTGGTCAAAGAGCTACGCTACGACCGGGTGATCGCCTGCACCGGTTTCGCGTTCGACGCCTCGATCTTCGACGCCGCCGCCCGCCCCGCGCTGGTGATCAAGGATCGTTTCCCGGCGCAGACCCCGGCGTTCGAGTCGGTCGACGTGCCGGGCCTGTTCGTCGCGGGCACGCTCAGCCAGGAGCGCGACTTCAAGAAGTCCACCAACGGTTTCATCCACGGCTTCCGTTACACGGTGCGCGCGCTGCACCGGATCCTTCGCCGCCGGTACGCGGGGGTGCCGTGGCCGGCGGCGGCGCTGTCGCCGGACCCGGCCGCGGTCACCGGTGCGATCATCGCCCGGGTGAACCGCTCGTCCGGGTTGTGGCAGCAGTTCGGCGTGCTCGGCGACGTGGTGACGGTGTCGGACTCCGGCGCCGCGTATCACGAGGAGGTGCCGGTTGCCCATCACCGGGAGGGCGGGCTGGGCCCGGCCGCGCACGCGTTCGTGGTCACGCTGGAGTACGGCCCGGACCACGACACGGTGGACCCGTTCGACATCGAGGTGTCCCGGATCGCGCAGGACACGCCCGGTGTGGCGCACGACGCGGCCTACCTGCACCCGGTGGTCCGCTACTACCGGGACGGCGCGCCGGGCGGCGTCCATCACCTGGCGGAGAACCTGGAGAACCGCTGGGACCGGCCGGACGTGCACGTCGCGCCGCTGCGCGCGTTCGTCGCCGACCGGCTCGCGGCCTGA
- a CDS encoding response regulator transcription factor: MPHRLLLVEDDADLSGTLTEALAGEGYLVDHASDGHRGLHLGLSRPYDVMVIDRCLPAIDGLDLLVRLRSRAVPARALMLTALGAVDDRIAGLDSGADDYLPKPFDLDELSARLRALCRRAADATEALRIGGGLLDLALRDAVLPSGDRVPLSAREFELLRILAARPSTVHSRAELRRRVFDEAPAPSIVDTYVYYLRRKLGRAAIRTVHGLGYRLGEL, encoded by the coding sequence ATGCCGCACCGCCTGTTGCTGGTCGAGGATGACGCCGATCTCTCCGGCACCCTGACCGAGGCGCTGGCCGGCGAGGGATACCTCGTCGACCACGCCTCGGACGGGCATCGCGGCCTGCATCTCGGGCTCAGCCGGCCGTACGACGTGATGGTCATCGACCGCTGCCTGCCCGCGATCGACGGGCTGGACCTGCTCGTCCGGCTGCGGTCCCGGGCCGTGCCGGCCAGAGCCCTGATGCTCACGGCGCTCGGCGCGGTCGACGACCGGATCGCCGGGCTCGACTCCGGCGCCGACGACTACCTGCCGAAGCCGTTCGACCTGGACGAGCTGAGTGCCCGGCTGCGCGCGCTGTGCCGGCGCGCCGCGGACGCCACGGAGGCGCTGCGGATCGGCGGCGGCCTGCTCGACCTGGCGCTGCGCGACGCGGTGCTGCCCAGCGGCGACCGGGTGCCGCTGTCCGCGCGCGAGTTCGAACTGCTGCGCATCCTGGCGGCCCGGCCGTCCACCGTGCACTCCCGCGCGGAGCTGCGCCGCCGGGTCTTCGACGAGGCGCCCGCGCCGTCCATCGTGGACACGTACGTCTACTACCTGCGCCGCAAGCTCGGCCGGGCCGCGATCCGCACCGTGCACGGGCTCGGCTACCGGCTCGGTGAGCTGTGA